The proteins below are encoded in one region of Polynucleobacter sp. AP-Nino-20-G2:
- a CDS encoding DUF2798 domain-containing protein → MNVPNLIFAIIMGGLMSLSITLATTFVRVGAAQNFFWVWLEVWLVAYPVAIVCILLYRPIASRLTNYFVNKLNQ, encoded by the coding sequence ATGAATGTTCCAAATCTAATCTTTGCCATCATTATGGGTGGGCTGATGTCTTTGAGCATTACCTTGGCCACAACATTTGTCAGGGTGGGTGCCGCTCAAAATTTCTTTTGGGTGTGGCTTGAAGTATGGCTAGTTGCGTATCCAGTGGCAATTGTCTGTATTCTGCTCTATCGGCCGATTGCCAGTAGGCTGACAAACTATTTTGTAAATAAATTAAATCAATAG
- a CDS encoding transporter substrate-binding domain-containing protein, producing MRILRIFIALMVAAFILSACSKEEPSNVIKVAVSPTIPPMLFEKDGKYTGIDLELFEGYCKSRGCTFKMTAYDWLGMLGAVTSGQADVAFSGISITDKRKEVMDFSNPYFTSTWQIIGLKNRHIKISDLSQLKKYTIAYPTGSVFDDYVKTVLQPKGYYSVDQVKLYPSPAEALIALQNGSVDLVFVDNVMLVNYQKSLNLPVSSSYQVVGFDNLGFAFKKGSKLRDDFNLYLSELGPQKLNAIIERWTQ from the coding sequence ATGAGAATCCTACGTATATTTATCGCATTAATGGTGGCTGCATTCATCTTGAGCGCATGCTCTAAAGAAGAGCCATCAAATGTTATTAAGGTTGCAGTATCTCCCACCATTCCCCCAATGCTTTTTGAAAAGGATGGCAAATATACCGGGATAGATCTTGAGCTATTTGAGGGCTACTGTAAATCACGTGGTTGTACATTTAAGATGACTGCATATGATTGGTTGGGCATGCTTGGTGCGGTAACTAGTGGCCAGGCTGATGTTGCTTTTTCAGGAATCTCCATTACCGATAAGCGTAAAGAGGTGATGGATTTCTCTAACCCGTATTTCACTAGCACTTGGCAGATCATTGGGCTCAAAAATCGCCATATCAAAATTAGCGATTTATCACAGCTCAAAAAATATACGATCGCCTATCCAACTGGTAGTGTGTTTGACGATTATGTAAAAACGGTATTGCAGCCCAAAGGCTATTATTCTGTTGATCAAGTAAAGCTCTACCCTTCGCCAGCAGAGGCATTAATTGCCTTGCAAAATGGAAGTGTGGATCTGGTATTTGTAGACAATGTGATGTTGGTGAATTATCAAAAGTCTTTGAACTTGCCAGTCAGTAGCAGTTATCAGGTAGTTGGATTTGATAATTTAGGATTCGCGTTTAAGAAAGGTTCAAAGTTGCGCGATGACTTCAATCTGTATCTTTCAGAGCTTGGTCCACAAAAGTTAAATGCCATTATTGAGCGTTGGACACAATAA
- a CDS encoding peroxiredoxin has protein sequence MTNLNQLPVDLPVPQDDGATNHLVGMRLPDILLAATKGGSVNVAEVKGRLVIYCYPMTGQPNVPLPDGWDQIPGARGCTPQSCAFRDHYQELQLLGAEVLGLSVQTTEYQQEMADRLHLPFPILSDVNYQFQRALNLPTFVAAGMTLLKRVTLIADDGVIRAVHYPIFPSDSDAPWVINYLRAN, from the coding sequence ATGACCAATCTCAATCAACTGCCAGTAGACCTTCCCGTCCCCCAGGATGACGGGGCCACTAATCATTTAGTGGGGATGAGACTTCCTGATATTTTGTTGGCCGCCACTAAAGGTGGGTCTGTAAATGTGGCGGAGGTAAAAGGCAGGCTAGTTATTTACTGCTATCCCATGACCGGCCAGCCCAATGTCCCCTTACCAGACGGCTGGGATCAAATTCCAGGAGCTAGGGGATGTACTCCGCAAAGCTGTGCATTTAGAGATCACTACCAAGAGCTTCAATTACTTGGTGCTGAGGTGCTTGGGCTGAGCGTTCAGACAACGGAGTATCAGCAGGAAATGGCTGACCGCTTACACCTACCATTTCCAATACTCAGCGATGTGAACTATCAATTTCAGCGGGCATTAAATTTACCCACCTTTGTTGCTGCAGGAATGACGCTCTTAAAGCGGGTCACTTTAATTGCTGATGATGGAGTGATTCGAGCTGTTCATTACCCCATTTTTCCAAGTGATAGTGATGCGCCCTGGGTTATCAATTATTTGCGGGCTAATTAA
- a CDS encoding dicarboxylate/amino acid:cation symporter yields the protein MKLTTPLKKPPIYKILYFQVLVAVVVGVLLGHFYPSLGVDMKPFGDAFIKGIKMLIAPIIFCTVVLGIAGMEDMKKVGKTGGLALLYFEIVSTIALVVGLVVVNVLQPGAGMNIDPASLDTKGIAAYTGPGKMGTTTEFLLNIIPNTVVDAFAKGEILQVLFIAVLFGFALHKFGGRGTMVFDLIEKTSHVLFDIIGIVMKFAPIGAFGAMAFTIGKYGVSSLFSLGKLMGAFYITCLLFVFVVLGIIARLNGFSIFKFVRYIKEELLIVLGTSSSESVLPRMMEKMELLGAKKSCVGLVIPTGYSFNLDGTSIYLTMAAVFIAQATDTPMTITQQITLLLVLLLTSKGAAGITGSGFIVLAATLSAVGNVPVAGLAIILGIDRFMSEARALTNLVGNGVATIVVARWTGELDHRQLTSALNRDSWVEAQEPEAILDQNQEKMH from the coding sequence ATGAAATTGACAACCCCATTAAAAAAGCCACCAATTTATAAAATCCTTTACTTTCAAGTGCTTGTAGCCGTAGTAGTGGGTGTTTTGTTGGGCCACTTCTACCCTTCTCTAGGGGTGGATATGAAGCCATTTGGAGATGCCTTTATTAAAGGCATCAAGATGCTCATAGCCCCCATTATTTTTTGCACCGTTGTGCTTGGTATTGCTGGCATGGAAGACATGAAGAAAGTTGGCAAGACTGGCGGCTTAGCGCTACTCTATTTTGAGATTGTCAGCACAATTGCCTTAGTTGTTGGCTTGGTCGTGGTCAATGTTCTCCAGCCTGGCGCCGGAATGAATATTGATCCCGCCAGCCTGGATACAAAAGGTATCGCAGCATATACCGGCCCTGGAAAGATGGGGACAACCACCGAGTTTTTGCTCAACATCATTCCAAATACCGTAGTGGATGCCTTTGCAAAAGGCGAGATCTTGCAAGTACTTTTCATTGCAGTGTTATTTGGTTTTGCGCTGCATAAGTTTGGCGGCAGAGGAACCATGGTATTTGATTTGATTGAGAAGACATCCCATGTTCTTTTTGACATCATTGGCATCGTGATGAAGTTTGCGCCGATTGGTGCGTTTGGCGCTATGGCATTTACCATCGGCAAATATGGAGTTAGCTCTTTATTCTCCTTGGGTAAGTTGATGGGTGCTTTTTACATTACCTGCTTGCTATTTGTTTTTGTGGTGCTGGGCATCATCGCGCGCTTGAACGGCTTTAGTATTTTTAAATTCGTGCGCTATATCAAAGAGGAGCTCTTAATCGTTTTAGGCACCTCTTCTTCCGAGTCTGTTTTGCCGCGCATGATGGAGAAGATGGAGCTCTTGGGCGCCAAGAAAAGTTGTGTAGGCTTGGTGATTCCAACGGGCTATTCATTTAATCTAGATGGCACCTCTATTTACTTGACGATGGCGGCAGTGTTTATTGCTCAGGCAACGGATACGCCAATGACGATTACTCAACAGATCACGCTCTTACTGGTTCTATTGCTAACCTCTAAAGGCGCTGCAGGGATCACTGGTAGCGGCTTTATCGTCTTGGCTGCAACGCTCTCTGCTGTAGGCAATGTCCCGGTAGCGGGCTTGGCCATTATCTTGGGCATTGATCGATTTATGTCTGAAGCGCGCGCATTAACGAACTTAGTGGGCAATGGCGTAGCCACAATCGTGGTGGCGCGATGGACTGGCGAGTTAGATCACAGGCAATTAACTTCAGCGCTCAATCGCGATAGTTGGGTTGAGGCGCAAGAGCCAGAGGCCATTCTGGATCAGAACCAAGAAAAGATGCATTAA
- a CDS encoding SRPBCC family protein has product MKIALGSAVFFLSLISGVLAQETATPIDLRLLVARNGDRFQINASYEAPINACEAFAFITDYEGAKYLPGIVDSKVVSRSGNKARVTRLLEERILFIPFEMRSELEYTEVPNKTLHFEQLSGDTKYYKGSWRLIPDKGFTTFVYDGQVEPNSLIPSVVIEYFIKNILRRQFEAMAEMASQRKSLTRLSCK; this is encoded by the coding sequence ATGAAGATTGCCCTTGGGTCCGCCGTATTTTTTCTTTCGTTGATTTCCGGTGTCCTTGCGCAAGAGACGGCGACTCCAATAGACTTGCGCCTACTTGTGGCGCGCAACGGCGATCGCTTTCAAATTAACGCTAGCTATGAGGCGCCTATAAATGCTTGTGAAGCCTTTGCATTTATTACGGATTATGAGGGCGCTAAATATTTACCGGGGATTGTTGACTCTAAGGTTGTATCGCGATCTGGAAACAAAGCAAGGGTGACTCGTTTATTGGAAGAGCGAATTTTATTTATTCCATTTGAAATGCGTTCAGAGCTGGAATACACAGAAGTGCCCAACAAAACACTCCACTTTGAACAACTGAGCGGGGACACAAAATATTACAAGGGAAGTTGGCGCCTCATTCCCGATAAAGGCTTCACGACCTTTGTTTATGATGGTCAGGTAGAGCCCAACTCACTCATTCCTTCGGTTGTCATTGAGTACTTCATAAAAAATATTCTTCGTCGTCAATTTGAGGCGATGGCGGAAATGGCATCTCAACGAAAATCGCTGACAAGGCTAAGCTGTAAATAG
- a CDS encoding peptide chain release factor 3 has protein sequence MTSSTPGAEVLRRRSFAIISHPDAGKTTLTEKLLLYAGAIQIAGSVKARKASRHATSDWMEIEKQRGISVASSVMQMEYRDCIINLLDTPGHQDFSEDTYRVLTAVDSALMVIDAANGVESQTLRLLEVCRARNTPIVTFINKMDREVKPPMELMDEIESALGIEVVPFTWPVGMGKSFAGVIDIANSQMRMFKAGEDRVTENSHAIVDINDPALKERLGTDLENALAEVDLIKNAMPAFNKEAFLAGRQSPVFFGSAINNFGVREILNTLVELAPSPGSRKALQREVSPAENKFSAVVFKIQANMDPAHRDRVAFLRICSGHFQRGMKLKICRNGKEVRTNNALSFLSQRRDILDEAFPGDIIGLPNHGLLRLGDTLTEGEQLQFTGLPFFAPEIFRMVESADPLRSKQLRTGLMQLGEEGAIQVFRPMTGGTMLLGAFGQLQFEVVSHRLQTEYGAEVRLLPARYNLARWVSSEDPVALKKFIQENIHRMAEDVVGASVFLASHKSELDVAQQRWESIQFHALREHAGLIYQSDLAG, from the coding sequence ATCACCTCCAGCACTCCTGGCGCAGAAGTTTTAAGACGTCGTAGCTTTGCCATCATCTCTCACCCAGATGCTGGTAAGACCACGCTCACAGAAAAACTGCTGCTATACGCAGGCGCGATTCAAATTGCCGGTAGCGTCAAAGCTCGCAAGGCTAGTAGGCATGCGACATCAGACTGGATGGAAATTGAGAAGCAGCGCGGCATTTCAGTAGCGAGCTCGGTGATGCAAATGGAGTATCGCGATTGCATTATTAATTTGCTCGATACTCCAGGCCACCAAGACTTCTCCGAAGATACTTATCGCGTATTAACGGCGGTTGACTCCGCCCTAATGGTCATTGATGCGGCCAATGGCGTCGAGTCACAAACCTTACGCCTACTGGAAGTATGTCGCGCTCGCAATACGCCTATCGTCACCTTCATTAATAAAATGGATCGCGAAGTAAAGCCTCCCATGGAATTAATGGATGAGATCGAATCCGCCTTGGGTATTGAGGTGGTTCCTTTTACTTGGCCGGTAGGCATGGGTAAGTCATTTGCCGGCGTGATTGATATCGCCAACTCGCAAATGCGCATGTTCAAAGCTGGTGAAGATCGCGTTACCGAAAATTCACATGCAATTGTGGATATCAATGATCCCGCCTTAAAAGAGCGCTTGGGCACTGATCTAGAGAATGCTCTTGCGGAAGTGGATCTCATTAAGAATGCGATGCCTGCTTTTAACAAAGAGGCATTCTTGGCGGGTCGCCAATCTCCAGTATTTTTTGGCTCAGCGATTAACAACTTTGGCGTGCGAGAAATTCTCAATACATTGGTAGAGCTTGCGCCATCACCAGGATCACGCAAAGCATTACAAAGAGAAGTAAGCCCCGCTGAAAATAAATTCTCGGCAGTGGTATTTAAGATTCAAGCGAATATGGATCCAGCCCACCGAGATCGCGTTGCTTTCTTGCGTATTTGCTCGGGACATTTTCAGCGCGGCATGAAACTTAAAATTTGTCGCAATGGCAAAGAGGTTCGCACCAACAATGCACTCTCTTTTCTATCACAACGTCGCGATATCCTAGATGAAGCTTTCCCAGGGGACATTATTGGGTTGCCAAATCATGGCTTACTCAGGCTAGGCGACACCCTCACGGAAGGCGAGCAACTGCAATTTACGGGCTTGCCATTTTTTGCCCCTGAAATTTTCCGCATGGTCGAGTCTGCAGATCCTCTTCGCTCCAAACAATTGCGCACCGGCCTCATGCAGCTTGGAGAAGAAGGTGCGATTCAGGTGTTCCGCCCCATGACTGGCGGCACCATGCTGTTGGGCGCATTCGGGCAATTACAGTTTGAAGTAGTTAGTCATCGCCTACAAACCGAATATGGCGCAGAGGTGCGACTACTGCCGGCACGCTATAACCTCGCACGCTGGGTTAGCTCGGAAGATCCTGTTGCACTCAAGAAATTCATTCAGGAAAATATTCACCGCATGGCGGAGGATGTAGTGGGTGCATCTGTATTTTTAGCGTCCCACAAATCAGAGTTAGATGTTGCGCAACAGCGCTGGGAATCTATTCAGTTCCACGCCCTTAGAGAGCATGCAGGCTTAATCTATCAATCAGATCTAGCAGGTTAA
- a CDS encoding MOSC domain-containing protein has protein sequence MEQIQQAHIIAGQGIQGDRYAAGIGAFSVSKPKIRHISLITLSGIADANQYLEQNTSALFAETETRRNIVILNFSSDALNTLVGKVFYLGGLAFKGTELCVPCERPANLLGKQDFLKAFQGRGGLRAEALESGTLLPGDALELSVSKSA, from the coding sequence ATGGAACAAATTCAGCAAGCCCATATTATTGCTGGTCAGGGAATACAAGGCGATCGCTACGCAGCCGGCATTGGAGCATTCTCTGTCAGCAAGCCCAAGATCCGCCATATCAGCTTAATCACCTTGTCTGGCATCGCTGATGCAAACCAATATCTTGAACAGAACACTAGCGCTCTATTTGCAGAAACAGAAACTCGGCGCAATATTGTTATTCTGAATTTTTCTTCTGATGCGCTCAACACCCTTGTTGGGAAAGTATTTTATTTGGGCGGGCTGGCCTTTAAAGGAACGGAACTATGTGTTCCATGTGAACGCCCCGCTAATTTATTGGGTAAGCAAGATTTCTTAAAGGCTTTTCAGGGCAGAGGTGGCCTACGAGCCGAGGCCTTAGAATCCGGCACACTTTTACCGGGCGACGCCCTAGAGCTTTCCGTCTCAAAATCAGCATGA
- the pagP gene encoding lipid IV(A) palmitoyltransferase PagP, producing the protein MRRIFFTLLLCMSVAQANGETASEWFQSTTNHLEEVWDKGSYELYVPLYTYHLPFAYSQEKINQYTAYPLGIGFGKGLVNENGNWEGIYGMTFKDSHGIYQYMVGYGWIPMWGICGSVDWKYGVGATAFIMSRQDIMNYIPFPGVLPIASIGYKDLSIQAAYVPGGQNVGNVIFTWAKYTLP; encoded by the coding sequence ATGCGTCGGATATTTTTTACCCTGCTGCTGTGCATGTCTGTTGCGCAGGCAAATGGAGAAACTGCTTCCGAGTGGTTTCAGAGCACAACGAATCACCTTGAAGAGGTTTGGGACAAGGGCAGCTATGAGCTGTATGTGCCCCTGTATACCTACCACCTACCATTCGCTTATTCTCAAGAAAAGATTAACCAATACACCGCCTATCCATTGGGCATTGGATTTGGCAAAGGCCTGGTTAATGAGAATGGTAATTGGGAAGGCATTTATGGGATGACTTTCAAGGACTCACATGGCATCTATCAGTACATGGTGGGATATGGCTGGATTCCAATGTGGGGCATTTGTGGCAGCGTGGATTGGAAATACGGAGTTGGTGCTACAGCCTTCATCATGTCGCGACAAGACATCATGAATTACATTCCTTTTCCCGGCGTACTTCCAATTGCATCAATTGGCTATAAAGATCTCAGCATTCAAGCCGCCTATGTTCCGGGTGGACAAAACGTTGGCAATGTCATCTTCACTTGGGCCAAGTACACTCTGCCCTAA
- a CDS encoding MgtC/SapB family protein, which translates to MNPTYPVITIHLLTAMIAGGIIGMERSFHGRPAGFRTHALVCLASSLLMMVTVFQGSWIPEASADLFRTDPTRMAQGIMTGIGFLGAGVIFKEGLNVRGLTTAASIWITAAIGILFGIGFYYPAILATTLALITLSLFRWIETKIPSHYYANNTIAFYRDKVPSKGAIEQLLTRHGFRVEGVSYQVSEDGLLFEYKMTIRTNDPDNLMRLAEHLNTSADVKRFQISPTGD; encoded by the coding sequence ATGAACCCTACTTACCCTGTCATCACCATCCACTTATTAACCGCGATGATCGCGGGTGGCATTATTGGCATGGAGCGTAGCTTTCATGGGCGACCCGCTGGCTTTAGAACACATGCTTTAGTGTGTTTGGCGTCAAGCTTATTAATGATGGTTACTGTATTTCAAGGTAGCTGGATCCCGGAAGCAAGTGCAGATTTATTTAGAACTGATCCCACCCGCATGGCTCAGGGCATCATGACTGGCATTGGTTTTTTAGGGGCTGGTGTAATCTTTAAAGAGGGGCTTAATGTTCGAGGTCTAACAACGGCTGCCTCCATTTGGATTACGGCGGCCATTGGAATTTTGTTTGGAATTGGATTTTATTATCCGGCGATATTGGCAACTACTTTGGCCTTAATTACGCTTTCTCTATTTAGATGGATTGAAACCAAGATACCGTCACACTATTACGCCAATAATACGATTGCCTTTTACAGAGACAAAGTGCCAAGCAAGGGGGCGATTGAACAATTGTTAACACGCCATGGCTTCAGGGTAGAAGGCGTTAGCTACCAAGTATCTGAAGACGGCCTCTTGTTTGAATATAAGATGACTATACGCACCAATGATCCTGATAATTTAATGAGACTTGCAGAACATTTAAATACTTCGGCAGATGTGAAGCGTTTTCAAATTTCCCCCACTGGAGATTAA
- a CDS encoding phasin family protein, giving the protein MFKNQFADNQAKSVESARALGQTALENAQELAEINYQAAQQAVANAQAKAAELLKGKDAKAALELLQSPEVQEAVAQVADYQKKVAAVLRRGNQELVEAVEAAIDQSQDDLKSFVAAATSKAPAGSEAYVSAFTSAFNTAMQNFDQVRSSTQDAFANFEKSVDTAMKAAQTPFGQTPKAAKSRAK; this is encoded by the coding sequence ATGTTCAAAAATCAATTTGCAGACAATCAAGCTAAATCCGTTGAAAGCGCACGTGCTTTAGGTCAGACAGCGCTTGAGAATGCTCAAGAATTAGCAGAAATTAATTATCAAGCAGCCCAACAGGCTGTGGCAAATGCGCAAGCAAAGGCTGCTGAGTTGTTGAAGGGCAAGGATGCTAAAGCTGCTCTAGAGCTTTTGCAGAGCCCAGAAGTGCAAGAGGCTGTTGCTCAGGTGGCTGATTATCAGAAAAAAGTAGCTGCAGTGTTGCGCCGCGGCAATCAAGAATTAGTAGAGGCTGTTGAGGCTGCAATCGATCAATCACAAGATGATTTGAAGAGCTTTGTAGCTGCGGCAACTTCAAAGGCGCCAGCAGGTTCAGAGGCATACGTAAGTGCATTTACATCGGCATTTAATACAGCGATGCAAAACTTTGATCAAGTGCGCTCAAGTACTCAAGATGCATTTGCAAATTTTGAGAAAAGTGTTGATACGGCAATGAAGGCTGCTCAAACCCCATTTGGTCAAACTCCAAAGGCAGCAAAAAGTCGCGCTAAATAA
- a CDS encoding pseudouridine synthase → MEEKIRVSKLLSELGLCSRREADSYIEQGLVTVDGEVVNELGSRAFRHQKIELQSGAKAQQASRVTVILNKPVGFISHFDDEQEYQPAASLITPENYFASPLDKGRNPRFNTRGLAPAGRLDIDSTGMLVLTQDGRIAKLLIGENSPIEKEYLVRVEGALSFADLDRLRHGLELDGVVLKPAQVSWQNEDQLRFVLREGRKRQIRRMCEMVGLKVLGLKRVRMGRISLGALPPGKWRFVRPEEQF, encoded by the coding sequence ATGGAAGAAAAAATTCGCGTATCCAAGTTACTATCCGAGCTAGGTCTTTGTTCTCGCCGCGAGGCCGACTCCTATATTGAGCAAGGTTTGGTGACAGTTGATGGTGAAGTGGTGAATGAATTAGGTTCACGCGCATTTCGTCATCAGAAAATCGAATTGCAGTCTGGGGCTAAAGCCCAGCAGGCCTCACGAGTAACCGTCATTCTGAATAAGCCCGTTGGTTTTATCTCTCATTTTGATGACGAGCAGGAATATCAACCCGCAGCCTCCCTCATCACCCCAGAAAACTACTTTGCTAGTCCGCTGGATAAAGGACGTAATCCACGCTTTAATACTCGCGGCCTTGCGCCAGCAGGTCGTCTAGATATCGACTCTACGGGCATGCTGGTGCTGACCCAAGACGGTCGTATTGCGAAACTCCTGATCGGAGAGAACAGTCCAATTGAAAAAGAGTATTTAGTGCGTGTTGAGGGCGCCCTCTCATTTGCCGATTTGGATCGACTAAGGCATGGTTTGGAATTAGATGGCGTCGTTTTAAAGCCCGCACAAGTAAGCTGGCAAAACGAAGATCAACTCCGCTTCGTTTTACGCGAGGGCAGAAAGCGTCAGATTCGCCGGATGTGTGAAATGGTTGGACTCAAAGTATTGGGTTTAAAACGGGTCCGCATGGGACGCATCTCCTTGGGGGCATTACCGCCCGGCAAATGGCGCTTTGTCAGACCAGAAGAGCAATTCTGA
- a CDS encoding histidine phosphatase family protein: protein MTTTRLCLIRHGETDWNTERRLQGHTDIPLNARGEAQARQMAQALKNTQLSFDALYTSDLKRAADTAHAIVESMGLTAISMEALRERHFGGLQGLTIQDAPVAKPDIWQAHISRQLDHELDGGESIAQFALRVEKALTAIQQKHAGQTILLVSHGGTLDMIFRLASAQALSAERVASVPNASLNWVIHNENGWAVERWADTSHLDGLALDNVDL from the coding sequence ATGACTACAACAAGACTATGCCTGATTCGTCATGGTGAAACCGATTGGAACACCGAAAGACGCCTCCAAGGTCACACCGATATCCCGCTAAATGCTCGAGGCGAAGCACAGGCCCGACAAATGGCACAGGCACTTAAAAATACTCAGCTTTCATTTGACGCCCTATATACCAGTGACCTTAAAAGAGCAGCGGATACCGCCCATGCGATTGTTGAATCAATGGGGCTGACGGCAATCTCGATGGAGGCTCTACGCGAGCGCCATTTTGGAGGATTGCAAGGCCTGACCATTCAAGACGCGCCCGTGGCAAAACCCGATATTTGGCAGGCCCATATTAGTCGCCAGCTAGATCACGAACTAGATGGCGGAGAAAGCATCGCTCAATTTGCCCTACGCGTTGAAAAGGCTCTGACAGCTATACAGCAAAAACACGCAGGGCAAACGATTTTGCTTGTCAGCCATGGTGGCACGCTTGATATGATCTTTCGTCTTGCCAGCGCCCAAGCATTAAGCGCCGAGCGCGTGGCATCAGTACCAAACGCCTCTCTAAACTGGGTTATACACAATGAGAATGGCTGGGCGGTAGAGCGATGGGCGGACACGAGCCATCTTGATGGCTTGGCACTAGACAACGTAGACCTCTAA
- a CDS encoding protein kinase codes for MAMNTDIEAVDEIFQEGKVVDGFVLGAEVHRGGMASLFSATKEGIDVPILLKIPRVGRDQPVESLIGFETELTILRSLKSPYVPKYLGSGNMATRPYIAMERVAGRPLEDFIKEGKQFSIDEVIRIGADLAQAVQSLHAQDAIHLDIKPENILIDDQGKLTLIDFGLSHHARFPDLLAEEMRKGIGSAPYISPEQVAGIRTDHRSDIFSIGVIMYELLTGELPFGNPQSMSGLRKRMWAQAFPPRALRKEIPRWLQEVVLRCLEPRAADRYQSATRLRQVLRDHESVTLTERADRVDPLSFWENLKRMFRAAGYEPSPSPRPSMGNYDAPLMIAAIDTRQSDEDLRERMQTTAKNLLQAYPESRLVCISTIASTPTFEGNQESETASGIVRGHLVQLMEWAKPLKLPPERISYHVLEALDPASRIVEFAKDNDASLILIGASHKLPNKVTPWRTSMTKIVEEAPCSVHIVRT; via the coding sequence TTTTAGGCGCGGAAGTGCATCGTGGCGGAATGGCCAGCCTATTCTCCGCAACCAAAGAGGGGATCGATGTACCCATTCTTCTGAAGATCCCGCGGGTAGGCAGAGATCAACCCGTTGAAAGCTTGATTGGCTTTGAAACCGAGCTCACTATCTTGCGCTCACTGAAAAGCCCCTATGTGCCAAAATATCTTGGCTCCGGCAATATGGCTACGCGCCCTTACATTGCAATGGAACGCGTCGCAGGCCGCCCCTTAGAGGACTTCATTAAAGAAGGTAAGCAATTTAGCATCGATGAAGTCATTCGGATTGGCGCGGACCTAGCGCAAGCTGTTCAATCTCTACATGCTCAAGATGCGATACATCTTGATATCAAGCCTGAAAATATTTTGATTGACGATCAGGGCAAGCTCACGCTCATTGACTTTGGTCTATCGCATCACGCACGCTTCCCAGACTTGTTGGCAGAAGAAATGCGCAAGGGCATCGGCTCAGCGCCTTATATTTCACCAGAGCAAGTTGCCGGAATTCGCACAGACCACCGAAGCGATATTTTCTCCATTGGCGTCATCATGTATGAATTACTCACGGGCGAACTTCCTTTCGGAAATCCTCAGTCCATGAGTGGCCTACGGAAAAGAATGTGGGCGCAAGCATTTCCCCCTAGGGCCTTACGCAAAGAGATTCCGCGCTGGCTACAAGAAGTGGTACTGCGCTGTCTTGAGCCTAGGGCGGCTGATCGCTATCAAAGTGCCACACGTCTGCGCCAAGTATTGCGCGATCATGAAAGCGTTACCCTGACTGAGCGAGCTGATCGTGTTGACCCCTTGAGTTTTTGGGAGAATCTCAAGCGCATGTTCCGTGCGGCTGGCTACGAACCTTCGCCCAGTCCACGCCCCAGCATGGGTAACTACGATGCGCCCTTAATGATTGCGGCGATCGACACCCGTCAGTCAGACGAAGATCTGCGTGAGCGCATGCAAACGACTGCTAAGAATTTATTGCAGGCCTATCCAGAAAGTCGCCTGGTATGCATTAGCACTATTGCAAGTACACCAACATTTGAGGGCAATCAAGAGAGTGAGACTGCTAGCGGTATTGTGCGCGGCCATTTGGTGCAACTAATGGAATGGGCCAAACCCCTGAAATTACCACCGGAGAGAATTTCTTATCACGTGCTCGAAGCGCTTGATCCCGCAAGTCGCATTGTTGAGTTTGCAAAAGATAATGACGCGTCACTTATCTTAATTGGCGCCTCACATAAACTTCCAAATAAAGTCACGCCTTGGCGAACATCAATGACCAAGATTGTGGAGGAAGCTCCTTGCAGTGTTCATATTGTCAGAACCTAG
- a CDS encoding GNAT family N-acetyltransferase has protein sequence MITYLDNASINAEQAIDLYVRSTLGERRPIHNINTFADMLANANLIVSAWDGEKLVGISRTLTDFSYVAYLADLAVDENYQRQGIGKRLIEETKSRLGPECMIVLLAAPKANTYYEHIGFEHNPRAWMLKK, from the coding sequence ATGATTACTTACCTTGATAACGCAAGCATTAACGCTGAACAGGCCATTGATTTATACGTGCGCTCAACACTTGGGGAGCGACGTCCAATTCACAACATCAACACATTTGCAGATATGCTTGCTAATGCCAATCTCATCGTCTCAGCGTGGGATGGTGAGAAGCTGGTGGGCATAAGTCGCACCCTCACCGACTTTTCTTACGTTGCTTACTTAGCCGATCTTGCTGTTGATGAAAATTATCAACGACAAGGAATTGGCAAGCGTCTCATCGAAGAGACCAAGTCACGACTTGGTCCCGAATGCATGATTGTTTTATTGGCTGCACCTAAAGCCAATACCTACTATGAACATATTGGCTTTGAGCATAATCCTCGCGCCTGGATGCTTAAGAAATAA